The sequence GAAGGTGGAGCGAAAGCTAAATTTTTAGGACTAGGAATTATAGGTGGTATGATCGGCTCCCATTTCGGTATTTCTATGTCTGCTTTTGGTGTAGCGTTTATCGGAAATATCTGGGCTTTAACCATGTTTGGTTTAGGATTATTGCTTCGAGGATATTCCGTCCCATTATTTGGAGTGGATTTAAGTGCGTATTATATACCACATGGAATGATGATTGGTGCTGGAATGATAGCCTTATTACAATTCATTTTAGTGTTATTAAGATCTAAAAAACAAAATATAAAAAAAATCCTCCAAGATGAAAACCATGAGAATACGAGAAACGAAAAAGATATTCAAATGGGCTTTGGACTCGGGTATATCCTTTATGTTATCGGAGCTATTGTAGTAGCAATGATGGCAGGAATTATCGGTGATATGCCAATTTGGCAAGTAATCCTATTTGTCTTATTCGCAGCTTTTGCCGCCTTAGCAAGTGAGATTATTGTAGGAATTGCTGCGATGCACTCCGGATGGTTTCCAGCCTTTGCAGTAACGTTAATTTCTTTAATTATTGGCATGTTGCTAGGGTTTCCACCTGTCGCTCTTGCTCTATTAACAGGTTATACAGCAGCAACAGGGCCAGCATTTGCTGATCTAGGTTATGACTTTAAAACGGGGGTAATTATTCGTAAAGGCGCTTCTATTGAACAAGAGTTATTTGGAAGAAGACAACAATTAAAGAGTGCATTAATAGGATTTGGAGTAGCAATGGTTATGGTCAGTCTATTTGCAAATAACTTTTTTGCCAAGGATTTAGTGCCGCCTGTAGATAGAACATATGCCATTACAATAGAGTCCGGTCTAACTGGAAATGTAGGAATGCTTTTATTACTTTGGGCCATTCCTGGTGCAATCATTCAGTTAATCGGCGGGCCAAAACGACAAATGGGGATTCTCTTAGCAACTGGTCTTTTAATCATTAATCCAATTGCGGGGTGGGCTGTAATGGCAGGAATATTAATTCGTACGATTGTGCTGAAGGTTAAAGGTCCAGAGGCTGAAAATACGATGTATACAACAGCTGCCGGATTTATCGCTGGGGACGCTATTTATAGCTTCTTTTCATCCATATGGAAAGTAAAATAAGGGAGGATGTATCTAATTGA is a genomic window of Virgibacillus proomii containing:
- a CDS encoding OPT/YSL family transporter, whose product is MKNKTFDLTFIILSIIVALFGAIIGMQLITSLGITPNTSIIGALIAMLIARIPMQLFYKYRSLENQNLVQTTISAATFGAANSLLIPVGIPYVMGMPELIVPMLVGAGVALLIDTFILYKVFDTKLFSADEVWPPGVATAEALKAGDEGGAKAKFLGLGIIGGMIGSHFGISMSAFGVAFIGNIWALTMFGLGLLLRGYSVPLFGVDLSAYYIPHGMMIGAGMIALLQFILVLLRSKKQNIKKILQDENHENTRNEKDIQMGFGLGYILYVIGAIVVAMMAGIIGDMPIWQVILFVLFAAFAALASEIIVGIAAMHSGWFPAFAVTLISLIIGMLLGFPPVALALLTGYTAATGPAFADLGYDFKTGVIIRKGASIEQELFGRRQQLKSALIGFGVAMVMVSLFANNFFAKDLVPPVDRTYAITIESGLTGNVGMLLLLWAIPGAIIQLIGGPKRQMGILLATGLLIINPIAGWAVMAGILIRTIVLKVKGPEAENTMYTTAAGFIAGDAIYSFFSSIWKVK